The sequence AACTTGCACGGATTGGTGTCGAGCGATGTCGTCCCGAGCTTTGAGAGTAGCTTCGTCCCCGACGACACTATCCCGAGCTTCGCAAGGCAACTTCATACCCGACGGTATCGTCTCGAGTTTCATAAGGTAGCTTCGTACTTGATGGCGTCATCCCGAGTTTTTCGGGACAGACATGGTCTGCCACATCCTTTGATGCTGTGGGGACCGCTGTCAAAGGGTTTGCTATCAAATTATGCCCTATCAATATTATATTATGCCATATCAATATTATTATAGTGCTTGTAGGTAAGAAACACTTAATATTATTGGTGTTGATATGTTAGGATTTTGataattcatattattgatttaAGAATGGAAAGAATTTTATGAGCAAAGAGTTGATTTAACAGTCAGAAAGAAGACTTCAGCTTAGATTTGGAATTGTTGAACATGTTAATGACAACCACAACTAAGGCATTCTTCAGATCCATCGTTTTCTTCTGCGTTACCATCCTTTTGACTAAACCTAGAACCAAGTGTTTCTTGTCCCTCGAGTCAATCTCCCTGTTGTCTTTGAAGCATCCTGTTTCAGTCGTCAAAGATTTCCTGCGGTTTGTTCTTGCTGGACTGGGATGTCTGAGAAATCTACGAGATGTGGAGATCTTTCCCTTATTTATTTGAGATACTGTTGGCTGGATCAGGCGAAAGTTCAAACCCTAAACCACCTGCGGAATCTTCCAATATGGAAAGAACAACAATTTTCTGTAATCTATATTGCAGAGTTCATGCCGTTCTTCTTAGTTGAGGTCTCATTTGCATTATTAGTTTCTAGTTTAGTACATGTCAAAATCCGTGATCGTACGTACATCCATGGCGAGGGGGCAGAAACAGTAGGGAAGACGAGGATGCCGAAGGGGGATGCACTTCCATAGCATGGCCACcgtcatcctcctcttcttctgttcCCGCACGCGGGGCCACCTCACACCTAGAGAGAGCACCTCTCCCCACCACCGCGTGAGTTGACCCACGCCATGAGATCTCCAATAGTCTACCATTAATGCCCAACTTGCTATATAGCTAACGATCCTTCCAGGCCTTCGTCCACGTCTTAGCAATCTACTCGCTGTGACGTGTGGAGATGAACTCGGCGCAAGTTGCCTGCGGCGAGATTAGGAAGAGGGCTTCCCCGCTGGTGGCTGGTGCTAAGAGCTTGCAGCGAGTTGGTAGCGGCGGAAGCGACGTCATCGACCCGGAGATGGGTGTCGAGGCCGAGTCCCGGAAGCTGCCGCCCTCGCAGTACAAAGGCGTCGTCCCCCAGCCCAATGGCCGGTGGGGCGCGCAGATCTACGAGAAGCACCAGCGCGTCTGGCTCGGCACCTTCAACCGGGAGGCCGAGGCCGCGCGCGCCTACGACGTGGCCGTGCAGCGGTTCCGAGGCCGCGACGCCATCACCAACCTCAGGCCGCTGAACGATGCCGACAACAACGACGACGCGGCCGAGCTTTTCTTCCTTGGTTCTCATTCCAAGGCGGAGATCGTGGACATGCTCAGAAAGCACACCTACAACGAGGAGCTACAGCAGAGCAAGCGATCCTTCGGTGCCGACAAGAAGGCGGCTACTTCTCCCGGCGATACGAAGTCACCTATCGGAACCCAAAGGCAGGACCTCTTTGACAAGGCGATGACGCCCAGCGACGTCGGCAAGCTCAACCGATTAGTGATACCGAAGCATCACGCTGAGAAGCACCTCCCGGTGATGGAGGCCGGTGGCGCCGCCAGCAGGGGCGTGCTGCTAAGCTTCGAGGACTCAAGCGGGAAGGTATGGCGGTTCCGATACTCCTACTGGAACAGCAGCCAGAGCTACGTGCTGACCAAAGGTTGGAGTCGGTTCGTCAAGGAGAAGGGCCTCGAGGCCGGCGACGTGGTCACCTTCCAAAGGTCGACTGGCCCGGGGAAGCAGCTGTTCATCGATTCCAAGTCGCCCGTGCAGATCTTCAGGCTCTTCGGCGTCAACATTGTTAGGACTCCGGTGGCAAGGAGTGCCGCCTGTTGCGGAACTGGAAAGAGGACCAGAGATCAGATGGAGTTGGCATCATCACAAGATATGGTCAAGAAGCAATGCACAGAGTCTTTGTAGTGTTGTTGCCACTTTGCTTAGGCTAATCGTCACTTCCCTCCAAATATTTCCCTTCAACTTCAAGTGTTAGTGTATATTAGACAGAGATGGAAAAGCTGAAGCCTAATGAACAGAATGATTGCACTAAAAGGTTCTTTTCCCCTCATATTGCTCTGTTCAAGGAGCTCTATTTCCCTCAGATTGTGCCAAAGAATCACCGCACCATGAATCGAATTAGGTTTGTGTGTATTGTCTTGCTGGTCGTCAGCTTTCTTCTCTCTGCTACTGGATACTGCATAAGCTTTCAGAACACAGAAAATTGGCGAGCAAGAATTGCTTCCACCTTTGGGAAGAAAATGAAACAGCTGAAGTTGGAATCTGGAAGAGATAGTCAAAGTCTttccatgatctaacattctcaactgAGAATGCAGGCGGAGGAAGACCGCAAAAGAGTTGTCTGCTGCTGCTTCCGAAAGAAGGCCATCGGTCAAACTCGTGGAATCAAGTAGCCTGTTGCTTAAGGCAGAGCAAGTTTCTGCAACTCAAGTTGCAGGTCGACGGACGACTAATGGAGTTCTATGACCAGAGCACATGGCTGCCAGTTCACTCTGCTCGACCTTAGCATTCAAAGGAAGACATCTTCCTGACGGCGATGCATGGTTGTCCTGCCATTCCTGTTGACTGCAACTTTCGGTCAACTGCGCGATAAGTCTTTGTTCTGCTCTGCTACTGTCGTCTTCTCTGGATCTGCGATAGCTTTAGACAAGGTGCTGCATGCTTTTTTCCGACCATGTCCGCATCAAAAGCAGGGTTGACTTTGAAAAGATGTCCATCGACCACGACGACTTTTCCAGCCATTGGTAGCAGGCAGTGGCTGCAAACAGGCAATTACTTACTGAAGAAACCATGCTCCAAAGTCAAATCTCCTCTGTTAATATTGGCTTTAAGCAGCAGACTTTGACAGGGTCTCGTTCTAAAGATGCACTAAAAGAACAAAGTGCCGGTTGCTTTCTGAGCTCTCCAAGAGCTTCCCCTGCAATGCTAACCATTGCATTACAGCATGCTCAGGAATCTACCTCGTCTTGCTGTCAGATATCTGCAGCAACCTTTGATCTAATTTGCTGTGTTTGGAGCACAAACAACTGATTGCTGAGTCGAAGGGAGCCATGCAATTAGCTATGAAACATCAATGACAGAGACCAATATTTCTGCCTTTTACTTGATTGCACCTATTGTTTCATTAACCATGTATTCGTTATTCCACCTATTGTGAATCTTCCACCCATGTTTGGCCTCCTATAGCTCTGTGGATCCTTTCTTGGACATTTCTGATCAATCAACAGAGACATGTCTGGTCTGAAAGCATAAACGAAGATCCAGTCAAAGATGTCAGTAGTACACGCAATCCCAGATCTTTTGAACTTTACTTTGCTCGATAAGTTTACCTAGATTTCCAAATCAAGACTGTTTCTTGTGCATGGCACCTGTTGCAGACATCGATACGCTCTTTGTTATCCAGTCACATCAAGGTTGTCGCCCAAGCTTGCAGAGGCTGGCACACGGTGTCCTCCTGTTCTCGCCACCATCGTCTCTGATCTCGCTTCATGCTTCCATTTCCATTCTCCAATCCAAGCATGTCTATCACTGTGCCTTGTTCTGCTTTCTGCTGCGGGATAAAAGAGAGACAAAGCACCAGAAACTTGCTGCATTGTTCCATTCCATGTAGAATTCAGATGATCAAATCCCTCA comes from Musa acuminata AAA Group cultivar baxijiao chromosome BXJ3-3, Cavendish_Baxijiao_AAA, whole genome shotgun sequence and encodes:
- the LOC135632785 gene encoding AP2/ERF and B3 domain-containing transcription repressor RAV2-like produces the protein MNSAQVACGEIRKRASPLVAGAKSLQRVGSGGSDVIDPEMGVEAESRKLPPSQYKGVVPQPNGRWGAQIYEKHQRVWLGTFNREAEAARAYDVAVQRFRGRDAITNLRPLNDADNNDDAAELFFLGSHSKAEIVDMLRKHTYNEELQQSKRSFGADKKAATSPGDTKSPIGTQRQDLFDKAMTPSDVGKLNRLVIPKHHAEKHLPVMEAGGAASRGVLLSFEDSSGKVWRFRYSYWNSSQSYVLTKGWSRFVKEKGLEAGDVVTFQRSTGPGKQLFIDSKSPVQIFRLFGVNIVRTPVARSAACCGTGKRTRDQMELASSQDMVKKQCTESL